In the genome of Mytilus edulis chromosome 3, xbMytEdul2.2, whole genome shotgun sequence, one region contains:
- the LOC139517115 gene encoding uncharacterized protein yields the protein MKTFVAVLLGIILNEVFCKPTEKGPHMEPCVDPLNCLHGVLMHGDNEVGDSHKTEDNYLKFKPVLETGPKQKSGPQDAEETFHGALMHDDKDHPNNHNEDKTKQPEKPAESFGPKETNKLMHDVMHGDTEKSHDHVHEKIPVEITNKDPSGPPDAEQIMHGVLMHGGENVENHHVHSRPDETAQKSKGPMDQNKLMHDLMHSGEHVDHSEEKANVPVSQSGPNSEALHGILMHGDSDIGHDHGHDHKESDNVPFKFDIDEIKKLGIDPEILKTVLSEDQEDYSKWQTQKLSDTDDDYYKGTYVSISDSSLADIELMKQRYIKHELNSEEQKEFDAYVNAKDSDLNSDEMASNLDLDSIEHDTGDMHHDLELIGSTQPINEIHSSHKEHKHRR from the exons ATGAAAACATTCGTTGCAGTTTTGTTAGGAATTATTCTAAATGAAGTATTTTGTAAACCTACCGAGAAAG gaCCGCACATGGAGCCATGCGTTGATCCTTTAAACTGTCTCCATGGCGTCCTTATGCATGGCGACAACGAAGTAGGTGATTCTCATAAAACAGAAGACAATTATCTTAAATTCAAACCAGTTTTAGAAACAGGCCCAAAACAAAAGTCAGGACCACAAGATGCCGAGGAAACATTTCACGGTGCTTTAATGCATGATGACAAAGATCATCCGAATAACCATAATGAGGATAAAACGAAGCAGCCAGAGAAACCAGCGGAATCGTTTGGACCCAAAGAAACTAATAAACTTATGCATGATGTAATGCATGGTGACACAGAAAAATCGCATGATCATGTACATGAAAAGATACCAGTCGAAATCACGAACAAAGACCCCAGTGGTCCACCAGACGCCGAACAAATAATGCATGGAGTTTTAATGCATGGAGGAGAAAATGTTGAAAATCATCATGTGCACTCACGACCAGACGAAACAGCACAAAAATCTAAAGGTCCCATGGACCAAAACAAACTTATGCACGATCTCATGCATAGTGGGGAGCATGTCGATCATTCAGAAGAAAAAGCGAATGTTCCAGTTTCTCAATCCGGGCCCAACTCAGAGGCACTGCATGGTATACTGATGCATGGTGACTCTGACATTGGACATGATCACGGCCACGATCACAAAGAGTCAGATAATGTGccttttaaatttgatattgatgaaatCAAGAAGCTTGGGATTGATCCTGAAATTCTAAAAACAGTTTTATCAGAAGACCAAGAGGATTACAGCAAATGGCAAACACAAAAGTTATCAGATACAGATGATGATTATTACAAAGGAACGTATGTGTCTATTTCAGATTCTAGCCTCGCAGACATAGAACTCATGAAACAAAGGTATATAAAACATGAATTGAATTCTGAAGAACAAAAAGAATTCGATGCTTATGTTAATGCCAAGGACAGTGACTTAAATTCCGATGAGATGGCATCAAATTTGGACTTAGACTCAATAGAACATGATACTGGTGACATGCACCATGATTTAGAACTGATTGGAAGTACTCAACCTATTAATGAAATACACAGTTCACACAAGGAACACAAACACAGACGATGA